A window from Malania oleifera isolate guangnan ecotype guangnan chromosome 7, ASM2987363v1, whole genome shotgun sequence encodes these proteins:
- the LOC131160846 gene encoding receptor-like protein EIX1 — protein MDVHPTAILVVVLVLLSWVGTVSFSYGNPNAIHCRAEEREALLEFKKGLRDPSNRLSSWVGDDCCRWRGVRYDNTTSHVLHLNLSNPIDFSINDLPIYDFYGYGSHLDAFMRSRLGGNISGSLLQLKHLQHLDLSRNDFGGLKIPNFFGSLGSLTYLNLSSAGFVGSIPPQIGNLSSLCYLDLGSNFNDFVFGNNNDLYVTNDDVRWISHLTSIEFLDMSNVDLSKASSNWLQVMSMLPSLSTLHLSNCSLDNTLPLSHANFSSLSTLDLSNNLFDSSTFGWFSGLPSLLSLRLRSNHLLGGSILVSLQNMTTLQMLDLSDCELNSTVPEWLYGMTTLRNLDLFGNGLQGTISGAIDNLTSLTELWLSKNDHEGRIPRSLGNLCCLRALDLSWNQLNGDISEFLGHNSCIQETLEFLDFRRNHLSGQLPDQLAKFKTLSNLDISVNSISGPIPASIRKLSSLRDLDISFNFFNGSIPESLGSFSKLEGLDIGTNSFQGTISEVHLENLTRLKYFYANQLNQLALQMAGNAEESQVFNTTQRINIRCHPSLVV, from the exons ATGGATGTACACCCAACAGCAATTTTGGTGGTTGTTCTGGTGCTGCTTTCTTGGGTTGGGACAGTGAGTTTCTCTTATGGAAATCCAAATGCCATCCATTGTAGGGCAGAGGAAAGAGAAGCCCTTCTCGAGTTTAAAAAAGGTCTCAGGGACCCTTCCAACCGCCTCTCTTCGTGGGTAGGTGACGATTGTTGCAGGTGGAGAGGAGTTCGCTATGACAACACTACCAGTCATGTTCTCCATCTCAACCTCTCCAATCCAATCGACTTTAGTATTAATGATCTTCCTATTTATGATTTTTACGGTTATGGTTCTCATTTGGATGCTTTCATGAGGTCCAGGTTGGGTGGGAACATAAGTGGTTCATTGCTGCAGTTAAAGCATCTCCAGCACTTAGACTTGAGTCGCAATGATTTTGGAGGGCTTAAAATTCCTAATTTCTTTGGTTCCCTCGGCTCTCTCACATATCTTAACTTGTCTTCGGCAGGATTTGTTGGCTCCATTCCACCTCAGATTGGGAATCTTTCAAGTTTGTGTTATCTTGATCTTGGCAGCAATTTTAATGATTTTGtttttggaaataataatgaTTTGTACGTTACAAATGATGACGTAAGATGGATTTCTCATCTCACTTCAATTGAGTTTCTAGACATGAGTAATGTGGATCTCAGTAAGGCATCCAGTAATTGGCTACAGGTGATGAGCATGCTCCCTTCCTTATCCACTTTACACTTGTCTAATTGTTCGCTCGATAACACTCTTCCACTTTCTCATgccaatttttcttctctttctacCCTTGATCTCTCCAATAACCTCTTCGATTCTTCAACATTTGGCTGGTTCTCTGGTCTTCCTTCTCTTCTCTCGCTCCGTCTGAGAAGCAACCATCTTCTAGGGGGTTCAATTCTCGTCTCTCTACAAAACATGACAACTCTTCAAATGCTTGATCTTTCTGATTGTGAGCTCAACTCTACAGTACCAGAATGGTTGTATGGTATGACTACCCTCCGAAACCTAGATCTTTTTGGAAACGGTCTTCAAGGTACAATTTCAGGTGCTATTGACAATCTTACGTCACTCACAGAACTCTGGCTATCTAAAAATGACCATGAAGGAAGAATCCCAAGATCCTTGGGAAATCTTTGCTGTTTAAGAGCTTTAGATTTGTCATGGAACCAACTCAATGGAGATATATCTGAATTTTTGGGTCATAATTCATGCATCCAAGAGACACTGGAGTTTTTGGATTTCAGACGAAATCACCTATCAGGTCAATTGCCCGATCAATTAGCAAAATTTAAAACTTTGTCCAATCTTGATATTTCTGTCAACTCCATTTCTGGTCCAATTCCTGCGTCCATAAGGAAATTGTCATCGCTAAGGGACTTGGatatttctttcaattttttcaatgggAGCATTCCAGAAAGTCTTGGGAGTTTCTCAAAATTAGAAGGGCTGGACATCGGTACCAATTCCTTCCAGGGCACCATTTCAGAAGTGCACTTGGAAAATCTGACGAGGCTGAAATATTTTTATGCTAATCAGTTAAATCAGCTGGCCTTGCAA ATGGCTGGAAACGCAGAAGAATCTCAGGTTTTTAATACTACGCAACGCATCAATATCAGATGTCATCCCAGCTTGGTTGTCTAG
- the LOC131160006 gene encoding receptor-like protein EIX2 translates to MSSILYYLDISKNFLNGSATAHFCRRKEKETNLQYVDLSRNLFSGELPDCWMKFKKLQVLRLDNNNFKGNVPSSMSSLTYLEYLQLGRNNLSGKIPAVLRNFNKLIVLDLGENKFSGSIPLWMGKSFPGLKLLRLRSNMLSGSIPPKLCLLKSLQILDLAHNNISRTIPECFGDFNAMVNKPNNSWYFAFEIYIGAGIAFVDDIRLVMKDQEYEYSSSIFRLATSMDLSCNNLYGEIPTELTRLQDNCTKNDDHAVPIIPNGGMEEEHDIWIDMKWFYMGLSFGFVVGFWVVLGPLAFSKTFRLAYFQYLDDLKYKVFRFFL, encoded by the exons ATGTCttctattttatattatttagATATTTCCAAAAATTTCTTAAATGGATCGGCTACTGCGCACTTTTGTAGAAGgaaagagaaggaaacaaacTTGCAATATGTAGATCTATCAAGAAATCTTTTCTCGGGAGAACTTCCTGATTGCTGGATGAAATTCAAAAAGTTACAGGTCTTGAGATTGGACAACAATAATTTCAAAGGCAATGTGCCAAGCTCCATGAGTTCTCTAACATATCTTGAGTATTTACAGTTGGGCAGAAACAACCTCTCAGGAAAAATACCTGCGGTATTGcgaaattttaataaattaatagTTTTGGATCTTGGGGAGAATAAATTTTCTGGAAGCATACCATTGTGGATGGGGAAAAGCTTTCCTGGGCTAAAACTCCTTCGCCTCCGTTCAAATATGTTGAGTGGCAGTATTCCGCCCAAGCTCTGTCTTCTCAAATCTCTTCAAATCCTGGACCTTGCGCATAACAACATCTCAAGAACCATTCCAGAATGTTTTGGTGACTTCAACGCAATGGTCAACAAGCCAAATAATTCATGGTACTTCGCATTTGAAATTTATATTGGTGCTGGGATTGCCTTCGTAGATGACATACGGCTAGTAATGAAAGATCAAGAGTATGAATATAGTAGTTCAATCTTTCGATTGGCGACAAGCATGGACCTCTCATGCAACAATTTATACGGAGAGATCCCTACAGAGTTGACCCGTCTCCAAG ATAATTGTACCAAAAATGATGATCATGCGGTTCCAATTATACCAAATGGTGGCATGGAGGAGGAGCATGATATATGGATTGACATGAAGTGGTTTTATATGGGTTTGTCATTTGGATTTGTGGTGGGTTTTTGGGTAGTTTTGGGTCCTTTAGCATTTAGCAAGACTTTCAGATTGGCCTATTTTCAGTACTTGGATGACTTGAAATACAAAGTATTCAGATTTTTCCTTTGA